From a region of the Agromyces ramosus genome:
- a CDS encoding pilus assembly protein CpaE, translated as MISRDLAIALRDAGLTWHPESGDRFQLDLPDAVESEVEADVFTVSDMTIEAHRYPTGTILGFNGTTEWALDSVALADAVWLPREDQLRELLRSTFRALRRLDDAFEVEVEIAGDRRRFEHPDVSEAYGRALLELIGRSR; from the coding sequence ATGATCAGCCGGGACCTCGCGATCGCGCTCCGGGATGCCGGACTCACGTGGCATCCCGAGTCCGGCGACCGGTTCCAGCTCGACCTCCCCGACGCCGTCGAATCCGAGGTCGAGGCCGACGTCTTCACGGTGAGCGACATGACGATCGAGGCGCATCGCTACCCGACCGGCACCATCCTCGGCTTCAACGGCACCACCGAGTGGGCGCTCGACTCGGTCGCGCTCGCCGACGCCGTGTGGCTGCCACGCGAAGACCAGCTGCGGGAGCTGCTCCGATCGACCTTCCGCGCGCTGCGGCGGCTCGACGACGCCTTCGAGGTCGAGGTCGAGATCGCGGGCGATCGGCGGCGGTTCGAGCATCCCGACGTCTCGGAGGCCTACGGCCGGGCGCTGCTCGAACTCATCGGCAGGTCGAGATGA
- a CDS encoding SDR family NAD(P)-dependent oxidoreductase, translating to MNWYPPPLLSQAGRRFLVTGASAGVGFFTAARLAGAGAHVVLSARSPERLEAAAAAIRGARPGASVETLVIDQSSLESVRAGAAALTAGPLDGVVANAGMVHTPGARLESADGNELVLATNVLGHFALLARVLPLLTPGARVVLLGSLATRLSTFRVDDLQLTLGYDFWRAYAHSKIAMQVLGFELDRRLRAADAPVSSLVAHPGYSISGRTPRVPGVNEPDARTRFADSLQAAWSQGKHRGAEVTLHALTSPAAIGGQYWGPRWWMKGEPALHTPTRTSTDPDVGAHFWAFAENATGESFTVGA from the coding sequence GTGAACTGGTACCCGCCCCCGTTGCTGTCGCAGGCCGGCCGCCGCTTCCTCGTGACCGGCGCGAGTGCGGGCGTCGGGTTCTTCACGGCCGCGAGGCTCGCGGGCGCCGGAGCGCACGTGGTGCTGAGCGCACGCAGCCCCGAGCGGCTCGAGGCGGCGGCAGCCGCAATCCGCGGCGCGCGGCCCGGTGCATCCGTCGAGACGCTCGTGATCGACCAGTCGTCGCTCGAGTCGGTGCGCGCCGGCGCCGCAGCGCTGACCGCCGGCCCGCTCGACGGCGTCGTCGCGAACGCGGGCATGGTGCACACCCCGGGCGCCCGGCTCGAGTCCGCCGACGGCAACGAGCTCGTGCTCGCCACGAACGTGCTCGGCCATTTCGCGCTGCTCGCCCGCGTGCTGCCGCTCCTCACTCCCGGTGCGCGCGTCGTGCTGCTCGGCTCGCTCGCGACGCGGCTCTCGACGTTCCGCGTCGACGACCTGCAGCTCACGCTCGGCTACGACTTCTGGCGGGCGTACGCGCACTCGAAGATCGCGATGCAGGTGCTCGGGTTCGAGCTCGACCGGCGATTGCGGGCGGCGGATGCCCCGGTGTCGAGCCTCGTCGCCCACCCGGGCTACTCCATCAGCGGACGCACGCCGCGGGTGCCCGGCGTCAACGAGCCCGACGCCCGCACGCGCTTCGCCGACTCCCTGCAGGCCGCGTGGTCGCAGGGCAAGCACCGCGGCGCCGAGGTGACGCTGCACGCGCTCACCTCGCCGGCAGCGATCGGCGGCCAGTACTGGGGGCCGCGATGGTGGATGAAGGGCGAGCCGGCGCTGCACACGCCGACGCGCACATCGACCGATCCTGATGTCGGCGCGCACTTCTGGGCGTTCGCCGAGAACGCCACGGGTGAGTCCTTCACGGTCGGCGCGTGA
- a CDS encoding endonuclease/exonuclease/phosphatase family protein, whose translation MRVISYNLRKHRASGELVGIAERYEPDVLCLQEADTRELPSHIHSLQLADSTMRNRLGLAVYYRADRYRAVKVQTFVLKKSLHDRVLRPAHERLIGVRLFDLAEQRELIVASFHAAPLTALNSLRRHQIKSALGELQLLGPGLPTLMVGDYNYPIFKENLGEKVRDTGYELTLSDKRTYTRYKFFRGHFDLATSVGLDISGVETLKRGSSDHMPILVSATYSEQAQPRAAAAS comes from the coding sequence ATGAGAGTGATCAGCTACAACCTTCGCAAGCACCGGGCCAGCGGCGAGCTCGTCGGCATCGCCGAGCGCTACGAGCCCGACGTGCTCTGCCTGCAGGAGGCCGACACGCGCGAGCTGCCGTCGCACATCCACTCGCTGCAGCTCGCCGACTCGACGATGCGCAACCGCTTGGGCCTGGCCGTCTACTACCGCGCCGACCGCTACCGGGCGGTCAAGGTGCAGACCTTCGTGCTGAAGAAGTCGCTCCACGATCGTGTGCTGCGCCCGGCTCACGAGCGCCTCATCGGCGTGCGGCTCTTCGACCTCGCCGAGCAGCGCGAACTGATCGTCGCGTCATTCCACGCGGCGCCACTCACGGCGCTCAACTCGCTGCGACGTCACCAGATCAAGTCGGCGCTCGGGGAGCTGCAGCTGCTCGGGCCGGGCCTCCCGACGCTCATGGTCGGCGACTACAACTACCCGATCTTCAAGGAGAACCTCGGCGAGAAGGTGCGTGACACCGGCTACGAGCTGACCCTGAGCGACAAGCGCACGTACACGCGCTACAAGTTCTTCCGCGGGCACTTCGACCTCGCGACGTCGGTCGGCCTCGACATCAGCGGCGTCGAGACCCTGAAGCGCGGGTCATCCGATCACATGCCGATCCTCGTGAGCGCGACCTACAGCGAGCAGGCCCAGCCGCGGGCGGCGGCCGCGAGCTGA
- a CDS encoding DUF3817 domain-containing protein: MSPKRLFRALALAEAVTWTILIVAMILKYAAVVESAVLVGGSIHGFVFLAYAFAAVLVGVNQRWGVGLMVLAVVTAIVPYATIPFELWLVRFGRLEGGWRHERTEHPADGNWVNRMLRWFLARPVLLTVLAVVGIAAVFTALLVMGPPGGREA; this comes from the coding sequence GTGTCACCGAAGCGTCTCTTCCGCGCCCTCGCCCTCGCCGAGGCCGTCACCTGGACGATCCTGATCGTCGCCATGATCCTGAAGTACGCCGCCGTTGTCGAGTCGGCAGTGCTCGTGGGCGGGTCGATCCACGGGTTCGTCTTCCTCGCCTACGCGTTCGCTGCCGTGCTCGTCGGGGTCAACCAGCGCTGGGGCGTCGGCCTCATGGTGTTGGCCGTCGTGACGGCGATCGTCCCGTACGCGACCATCCCGTTCGAGCTGTGGCTCGTGCGTTTCGGCCGGCTCGAGGGCGGCTGGCGGCACGAGCGCACCGAGCACCCGGCCGACGGCAACTGGGTGAACCGGATGCTCCGGTGGTTCCTCGCCCGCCCGGTGCTGCTCACCGTGCTCGCGGTCGTCGGCATCGCCGCCGTGTTCACCGCACTGCTGGTCATGGGCCCGCCCGGGGGCCGCGAGGCCTGA
- a CDS encoding MFS transporter: MTPSTPFYSTSSTPAVMPPFPWLGLIVLAAAVFLSVTIEMIPTGLLPDMSAELQVGEPLIGLLVTVFAATVVVLTVPLAALTKRVPRRTLIVISLAVLAVSCVLTALAPNYGTVLATRILGGAAHGLFWSVVGAYAGHLVPKEQLARAVSISVAGGSLAFVLGVPLATALGQAFGWRLAFAGVGVLTLLGALLVWRFLPPVRHHAGEADAAPLRLRSDRTFVPVIVVCLITAVTMVGAYTFYTYVAPFVTEVMGLPPSVLSPMLLAYGIAGAAGLVLAGTVLGRRPTIGLTIALVATGIGVAGLAVFAQVPGLGIACFLLWGTAFGALPPLLNTRLLHSASSRIRDAAASFYTTAFNTGIGGGALLGALLYNVLGPAGLPWVFVALLLCSTGALVITALVNRVHR, translated from the coding sequence ATGACGCCGTCCACACCCTTCTACTCCACGTCCTCCACGCCCGCCGTGATGCCGCCGTTCCCGTGGCTCGGGCTCATCGTGCTCGCAGCCGCGGTCTTCCTCTCGGTCACGATCGAGATGATCCCGACGGGCCTCCTGCCCGACATGAGCGCCGAGCTGCAGGTCGGCGAGCCGCTCATCGGCCTGCTCGTCACCGTGTTCGCGGCGACGGTCGTGGTGCTCACCGTGCCGCTCGCCGCGCTCACGAAGCGCGTCCCGCGACGGACCCTCATCGTCATCAGCCTCGCCGTGCTCGCGGTCAGCTGCGTGCTCACCGCCCTGGCGCCGAACTACGGCACCGTGCTGGCGACTCGCATCCTCGGCGGCGCCGCGCACGGGCTCTTCTGGTCGGTCGTCGGCGCCTATGCCGGCCACCTCGTGCCGAAGGAGCAGCTCGCCCGCGCCGTCTCGATCAGCGTCGCCGGCGGATCGCTCGCGTTCGTGCTCGGCGTCCCCCTCGCCACAGCGCTCGGCCAGGCGTTCGGCTGGCGCCTCGCGTTCGCCGGCGTCGGCGTGCTCACCCTGCTGGGCGCGTTGCTCGTCTGGCGCTTCCTGCCGCCGGTGCGGCATCACGCCGGCGAAGCGGATGCCGCGCCACTGCGCCTGCGCAGCGACCGGACGTTCGTGCCGGTCATCGTCGTCTGCCTCATCACGGCCGTCACGATGGTCGGGGCGTACACGTTCTACACGTACGTCGCGCCGTTCGTCACCGAGGTGATGGGCCTGCCGCCGAGCGTGCTCAGCCCGATGCTGCTCGCCTACGGCATCGCCGGCGCCGCCGGGCTCGTGCTCGCCGGAACGGTGCTCGGCCGCCGCCCGACGATCGGCCTCACGATCGCGCTCGTGGCGACCGGCATCGGCGTCGCCGGGCTCGCGGTCTTCGCGCAGGTGCCGGGGCTCGGCATCGCGTGCTTCCTGCTGTGGGGCACCGCATTCGGCGCTCTCCCGCCGCTGCTCAACACGCGGTTGCTGCACTCGGCGTCGTCGCGCATCCGCGACGCGGCCGCGTCGTTCTACACGACCGCGTTCAACACGGGCATCGGGGGCGGAGCCCTCCTCGGCGCCCTGCTCTACAACGTGCTCGGGCCGGCGGGCCTGCCGTGGGTGTTCGTGGCGCTTCTCCTCTGCTCGACCGGCGCACTCGTCATCACGGCCCTCGTGAACCGCGTGCACCGGTAG
- a CDS encoding FtsX-like permease family protein encodes MIARVAWLLARPGTAGLAASMLPVTAFAIVTALLLTVTGGAQSFWTWTDDTAVTYQALAVVALALLVVPLASLGGAAARLSARRRDDRLSTLRLLGATPATVSALAVLESAVLALAGAVIGVGVYFALVPLIALIPFRGDALGVAGVLLPWQVLVGVPIGVTLLAIVSAVLGLRQVVISPLGVRTRQEAPRLHWLRLAIGVVVIAVAFLLMSALQVAGSALVILAMLALAFGGAVAVLNLIGPWVIRLVAQGQAKRAKTPTRLLSARAVLESPKAAWRQVSGVAMTSFMAVFAGTGVAVVGSFGEAADAASLELFGDIRTGILITVIASFLMVACSVGVNQAAGILDRGELYRSLGMLGMPTETMDAARRRAVMSPLRITALGSAVTAAVVMLPLTGVTLIVAPLSLVVIAGVLAAGIGVVWIGLLATRRMLARAAAEAAATA; translated from the coding sequence ATGATCGCCCGGGTCGCGTGGCTCCTCGCCCGCCCGGGAACGGCGGGCCTCGCGGCGAGCATGCTGCCCGTCACGGCGTTCGCGATCGTGACGGCGCTGCTGCTCACCGTCACCGGCGGCGCCCAGTCGTTCTGGACCTGGACCGACGACACCGCGGTCACGTATCAGGCGCTCGCCGTCGTGGCGCTGGCGCTCCTCGTCGTGCCACTCGCCTCGCTCGGGGGCGCGGCGGCACGACTGTCGGCCCGGCGCCGCGACGACCGGCTCTCGACGCTCCGCCTCCTCGGCGCGACGCCCGCGACGGTGTCGGCGCTCGCCGTGCTGGAGTCGGCCGTGCTCGCCCTCGCCGGCGCCGTGATCGGCGTCGGCGTGTACTTCGCGCTCGTGCCGCTCATCGCCCTCATCCCGTTCCGCGGCGACGCGCTCGGCGTGGCCGGGGTGCTCCTGCCGTGGCAGGTGCTCGTCGGCGTGCCCATCGGCGTCACCCTGCTCGCCATCGTGAGCGCCGTGCTCGGACTCCGCCAGGTCGTGATCTCGCCCCTCGGCGTGCGCACCCGCCAGGAGGCACCGCGTCTGCACTGGCTCCGCCTCGCGATCGGCGTCGTCGTGATCGCCGTCGCGTTCCTCCTGATGAGCGCGCTGCAGGTGGCCGGTTCGGCGCTGGTCATCCTCGCGATGCTCGCGCTCGCGTTCGGCGGCGCCGTCGCGGTGCTGAACCTCATCGGGCCGTGGGTCATCCGCCTCGTCGCGCAGGGTCAGGCGAAGCGCGCGAAGACGCCCACGAGGCTGCTGTCGGCACGGGCCGTGCTCGAGTCGCCGAAGGCGGCGTGGCGGCAGGTCTCGGGCGTCGCGATGACGAGCTTCATGGCGGTCTTCGCCGGCACGGGCGTTGCGGTCGTCGGCTCATTCGGGGAGGCGGCGGATGCCGCGAGCCTCGAGCTCTTCGGCGACATCCGCACCGGCATCCTCATCACGGTGATCGCCTCGTTCCTCATGGTCGCCTGCTCCGTCGGCGTGAACCAGGCTGCAGGGATCCTCGACCGCGGAGAGCTCTACCGCTCGCTCGGGATGCTCGGCATGCCGACCGAGACGATGGATGCCGCGCGCCGGCGCGCCGTCATGTCGCCGCTGCGCATCACGGCGCTCGGTTCCGCCGTCACCGCGGCCGTCGTGATGCTGCCCCTCACGGGCGTCACGCTCATCGTCGCCCCGCTGTCGCTCGTGGTGATCGCGGGGGTGCTCGCCGCCGGCATCGGCGTCGTGTGGATCGGGCTGCTCGCCACGCGTCGCATGCTCGCGCGGGCCGCGGCGGAGGCCGCGGCGACGGCCTGA
- a CDS encoding alcohol dehydrogenase catalytic domain-containing protein, with translation MHTVVRVGECDVIVKPSPVAMAWNEPGRPHEALAAPGVRLATGESLVEVELATICGSDVLTVRGQRAAPTPLVLGHEAVGRVVAVGEAAARADGTPLELGDRVVWSVGASCGTCDRCRRGLSQACRAIARYGHERVHRGWELSGAFATHVQLRAGTVVVRVSEQLPASVAATASCATATAVAALDAASARVPLDGALVLVTGAGMLGLSVTALASEAGAEVIVSDPDASRRAFARRLGAATSDPAARPGSLEHLDVALGTAASPEVLVAIEASGAAAAARTAIDVIGVGGVVVLAGGDRRGGDRRDRPELPIDPEALASRLVTVTGVRGATADQLTRAAAFLERSWRVLPLDELVGATHPLAELDAALEEAGTGLHVRVGVAPGRRTA, from the coding sequence ATGCACACGGTGGTGCGAGTGGGTGAGTGCGACGTCATCGTCAAGCCGTCGCCCGTCGCCATGGCGTGGAACGAGCCCGGCCGGCCGCACGAGGCGCTTGCGGCACCGGGGGTTCGGCTCGCGACGGGGGAGTCGCTCGTGGAGGTGGAGCTCGCGACGATCTGCGGCTCCGACGTGCTGACGGTGCGCGGGCAGCGTGCGGCGCCGACCCCGCTCGTGCTCGGGCACGAGGCGGTCGGCCGCGTCGTGGCGGTCGGCGAGGCCGCCGCTCGCGCCGACGGCACGCCGCTCGAGCTCGGCGACCGCGTCGTCTGGTCGGTAGGCGCGAGCTGCGGCACGTGCGATCGCTGCCGCCGGGGCCTCTCGCAGGCGTGCCGCGCCATCGCGAGGTACGGGCACGAGCGCGTGCATCGTGGCTGGGAGCTCTCGGGTGCGTTCGCAACGCACGTGCAGCTGCGCGCCGGCACCGTGGTCGTGCGTGTCAGCGAGCAGCTTCCCGCGTCCGTCGCGGCGACCGCGTCGTGTGCGACGGCGACGGCGGTGGCGGCGCTCGACGCGGCATCCGCCCGGGTCCCGCTCGACGGAGCCCTCGTGCTCGTCACGGGCGCCGGCATGCTGGGCCTGTCGGTGACGGCGCTCGCGAGCGAAGCCGGAGCCGAGGTGATCGTCTCCGATCCGGATGCCTCGCGGCGTGCCTTCGCCCGCCGGCTCGGGGCCGCCACGAGCGACCCGGCCGCGCGCCCGGGCTCGCTCGAGCACCTCGACGTCGCGCTCGGAACCGCCGCGTCACCGGAGGTGCTCGTCGCGATCGAGGCATCCGGTGCCGCTGCGGCCGCGCGCACCGCGATCGACGTGATCGGGGTCGGCGGTGTCGTCGTTCTCGCCGGCGGCGACCGCAGGGGCGGCGACCGCCGCGACCGCCCCGAACTCCCCATCGACCCTGAGGCGCTCGCCTCCCGGCTCGTCACCGTGACGGGAGTCCGCGGCGCCACGGCTGACCAGCTCACGCGGGCGGCCGCGTTCCTGGAACGCTCGTGGCGGGTCCTGCCGCTCGACGAGCTCGTCGGTGCGACGCATCCGCTCGCCGAGCTCGATGCCGCACTCGAGGAGGCGGGCACCGGGTTGCACGTGCGCGTGGGCGTGGCGCCGGGACGGCGCACGGCGTGA
- a CDS encoding chorismate mutase — protein MTDGPFDERDAAMSELLGIRSSIDNIDAALIHLLAERFKFTQQVGRLKAEHGLPPSDPDRERRQIARLRALAIDAHLDPAFAEKWFNFVVAEVIQHHEELANGSGSGASGEL, from the coding sequence ATGACCGACGGGCCATTCGACGAACGGGATGCCGCCATGAGCGAGCTCCTCGGCATCCGCTCCAGCATCGACAACATCGATGCGGCCCTCATCCACCTGCTCGCCGAGCGGTTCAAGTTCACACAGCAGGTGGGTCGCCTGAAGGCGGAGCACGGCCTGCCGCCGAGCGATCCCGACCGCGAGCGGCGTCAGATCGCCAGGCTCCGGGCGCTCGCGATCGACGCCCACCTCGATCCGGCGTTCGCCGAGAAGTGGTTCAACTTCGTCGTCGCCGAGGTGATCCAGCATCACGAGGAGCTGGCGAACGGCAGCGGCTCCGGAGCATCGGGCGAGCTGTGA
- a CDS encoding ABC transporter ATP-binding protein, producing the protein MSSFVIEASGLSKSFGSTHALAGVDLSVRTGESVAIMGASGSGKTTLLHCLAGITRPDAGAVAFQSGGAGRVDVTALSERERSRLRREAFGFVFQQGLLIPELTAVENVALALMLNGMPRARAEEYGRGWLAALGLAGMEDRRIGQLSGGQAQRVAIARAQVTGASVVFADEPTGALDSVTSADVMGALIDSTVGQGRTLVVVTHDAVVAGRCSRIVDMRDGRIVGERVPA; encoded by the coding sequence ATGAGTTCCTTCGTGATCGAGGCATCCGGCCTCAGCAAGTCATTCGGCTCGACGCATGCGCTCGCGGGCGTCGACCTCTCCGTGCGCACCGGCGAGTCGGTCGCCATCATGGGTGCGTCAGGTTCGGGCAAGACGACGCTGCTGCATTGCCTCGCGGGCATCACCCGCCCCGACGCCGGGGCGGTCGCGTTCCAGTCCGGGGGCGCCGGACGCGTCGACGTCACGGCGCTCAGCGAGCGCGAGCGGTCGCGGCTGCGGCGCGAGGCCTTCGGGTTCGTGTTCCAGCAGGGACTGCTCATCCCCGAGCTCACCGCCGTCGAGAACGTCGCACTCGCCCTGATGCTGAACGGGATGCCGCGCGCCCGCGCCGAGGAGTACGGGCGGGGCTGGCTCGCCGCGCTCGGCCTCGCCGGCATGGAGGACCGCCGCATCGGGCAGCTCTCGGGCGGCCAGGCGCAGCGCGTGGCGATCGCGCGGGCGCAGGTGACCGGGGCATCCGTCGTCTTCGCCGACGAGCCGACCGGCGCGCTCGACTCGGTCACCTCGGCCGACGTGATGGGCGCACTCATCGACTCGACCGTCGGACAGGGCCGCACGCTCGTCGTGGTCACGCACGATGCCGTGGTCGCGGGCCGGTGCTCGCGTATCGTCGACATGCGCGATGGCCGCATCGTGGGCGAGCGGGTGCCGGCATGA
- the purL gene encoding phosphoribosylformylglycinamidine synthase subunit PurL — translation MTAQTPATTPAPAKVQLDTVEFAATTPEKEQPYAALGLKPDEYERIRNILGRRPTSAELAMYSVMWSEHCSYKSSKIYLRQFGKKVTPAMKQHLMVGMGENAGVLDIGEGWAVTFKIESHNHPSYIEPFQGAATGVGGIVRDIISMGARPVAVMDALRFGAIDHPDTARVVHGVVSGISFYGNCLGLPNIGGETWFDPVYQANPLVNALAVGVMRHEDLHLANAKGAGNKVVLFGARTGGDGIGGASILASDTFAEGGPTKRPAVQVGDPFAEKVLIECCLELFAGDLVEGIQDLGAAGISCATSELASNGDGGMAIVLDDVLLRDPSLTPEEILMSESQERMMAIVRPEKLDGFLEVVKKWDVETSVLGEVTDTGRLSIMWHGEEIVNVDPRTVAVDGPVYERPVAYPTWIDALQADTAANLDRPATPDEILEQFLRLVGSANQADAAWVTNQYDKYVLGNTALSYPDDAGMVRVDEQTGLGVAVATDANGRYSQLDPRQGAKLALAEAYRNVAVTGAVPMGVSDCLNFGSPENPEVMWQFSETVEGLSDGCLELGIPVTGGNVSFYNQTGDVPIHPTPVIAVLGVIDDVARRIPSGWQDDGHNIYLLGDTRAELDGSAWAGVVHDHLGGRPPAVDLPGEQRLAELLRAAAVEGLIDSAHDLSDGGLAVALAEAVVRFGVGARVFLGEVTGDADIDVATALFSESAGRVIVSVPREDDVKFRGLCDGRGYPVRRIGVTDAASGALEVQDVFTVTVEELRTTNRAPLAEAFGAVVGY, via the coding sequence GTGACCGCTCAGACTCCCGCCACGACTCCTGCGCCCGCGAAGGTCCAGCTCGACACCGTCGAGTTCGCCGCGACCACGCCCGAGAAGGAGCAGCCGTACGCCGCGCTGGGCTTGAAGCCCGACGAGTACGAGCGCATCCGCAACATCCTGGGTCGCCGGCCCACGAGCGCTGAGCTCGCGATGTACTCGGTGATGTGGAGCGAGCACTGCTCCTACAAGTCGTCGAAGATCTACCTGCGCCAGTTCGGCAAGAAGGTCACGCCGGCGATGAAGCAGCACCTCATGGTCGGCATGGGCGAGAACGCCGGCGTGCTCGACATCGGCGAGGGCTGGGCCGTCACCTTCAAGATCGAGTCGCACAACCACCCGAGCTACATCGAGCCGTTCCAGGGCGCGGCCACGGGCGTCGGCGGCATCGTGCGCGACATCATCTCGATGGGCGCACGCCCGGTCGCGGTCATGGACGCGCTGCGCTTCGGCGCGATCGACCACCCCGACACGGCTCGCGTCGTGCATGGCGTCGTGTCGGGCATCAGCTTCTACGGCAACTGCCTCGGCCTGCCGAACATCGGCGGCGAGACCTGGTTCGACCCGGTGTACCAGGCGAACCCGCTCGTGAACGCCCTCGCGGTGGGCGTCATGCGCCACGAAGACCTGCACCTCGCGAACGCGAAGGGCGCCGGCAACAAGGTCGTGCTGTTCGGCGCGCGCACGGGCGGCGACGGCATCGGCGGCGCGTCGATCCTCGCCTCCGACACCTTCGCCGAGGGCGGCCCCACCAAGCGACCCGCGGTGCAGGTCGGCGACCCGTTCGCCGAGAAGGTGCTCATCGAGTGCTGCCTCGAACTCTTCGCGGGCGACCTCGTCGAGGGCATCCAAGACCTCGGTGCGGCCGGCATCTCGTGCGCCACGTCCGAGCTCGCGTCGAACGGCGACGGCGGCATGGCGATCGTGCTCGACGACGTGCTGCTGCGCGACCCGTCGCTCACGCCCGAAGAGATCCTCATGAGCGAGAGCCAGGAGCGCATGATGGCCATCGTGCGTCCCGAGAAGCTCGACGGCTTCCTCGAGGTCGTGAAGAAGTGGGATGTCGAGACGAGCGTGCTCGGCGAGGTCACCGACACCGGCCGCCTCAGCATCATGTGGCACGGTGAGGAGATCGTGAACGTCGACCCGCGCACCGTCGCCGTCGACGGTCCCGTCTACGAGCGCCCGGTCGCCTACCCCACCTGGATCGACGCGCTCCAGGCCGACACGGCGGCGAACCTCGATCGCCCGGCGACCCCCGACGAGATCCTCGAGCAGTTCCTGCGGCTGGTCGGCAGCGCCAACCAGGCCGACGCCGCGTGGGTCACGAACCAGTACGACAAGTACGTGCTCGGCAACACCGCGCTCAGCTACCCCGATGACGCGGGCATGGTGCGCGTCGACGAGCAGACCGGCCTCGGCGTCGCCGTCGCCACCGACGCGAACGGCCGCTACTCGCAACTCGACCCGCGCCAGGGCGCGAAGCTCGCCCTCGCCGAGGCGTACCGCAACGTCGCGGTCACGGGCGCCGTGCCCATGGGCGTCTCCGACTGCCTGAACTTCGGCTCCCCCGAGAACCCCGAGGTCATGTGGCAGTTCTCCGAGACCGTCGAGGGCCTGAGCGACGGATGCCTCGAGCTCGGCATCCCCGTCACGGGCGGCAACGTCTCGTTCTACAACCAGACCGGTGACGTGCCGATCCACCCGACGCCCGTCATCGCCGTGCTCGGCGTGATCGACGACGTCGCCCGCCGCATTCCGAGCGGCTGGCAGGACGACGGCCACAACATCTACCTCCTCGGCGACACCCGCGCCGAGCTCGACGGCTCCGCGTGGGCCGGTGTCGTGCACGACCACCTCGGCGGTCGGCCCCCGGCGGTCGACCTGCCCGGCGAGCAGCGTCTCGCCGAGCTGCTCCGTGCCGCGGCGGTCGAGGGCCTCATCGACTCGGCGCACGACCTCTCCGACGGCGGCCTCGCGGTCGCACTCGCCGAGGCGGTCGTCCGCTTCGGCGTCGGCGCACGGGTCTTCCTCGGCGAGGTCACCGGCGATGCCGACATCGACGTCGCCACGGCGCTGTTCTCCGAGTCGGCCGGCCGGGTCATCGTGAGCGTCCCACGTGAAGACGACGTGAAGTTCCGCGGCCTCTGCGACGGCCGGGGCTACCCGGTGCGGCGCATCGGCGTGACCGACGCGGCATCCGGTGCCCTCGAGGTGCAAGATGTCTTCACCGTCACGGTCGAAGAACTGCGCACCACCAACCGCGCACCGCTCGCCGAGGCGTTCGGCGCGGTCGTCGGGTACTGA
- a CDS encoding shikimate 5-dehydrogenase codes for MPILNKDMTLCISLAARPSNLGTRFHNFLYDELGLNFIYKAFTTDDLEGAVRGIRALGIRGCSVSMPFKEAVIPLVDELEPSAAAIDSVNTIVNAGGRLVASNTDYEAIAALIAEHELDPGQRVLVRGSGGMAKAVVAAFQGAAFDDVTIVARNIDAGGALAAKYGYEFTADDPVPDFDLIVNVTPIGMRGADADAQAFAPAFVDRAQTVFDVVAFPAETPLVTAARAAGKRVISGAEVIALQAARQFERYTGVALTREQVERAAAFSRAE; via the coding sequence ATGCCCATCCTGAACAAGGACATGACCCTCTGCATCTCGCTGGCAGCTCGGCCCTCCAACCTCGGCACGCGCTTCCACAACTTCCTCTACGACGAGCTCGGCCTGAACTTCATCTACAAGGCGTTCACGACCGACGACCTCGAGGGGGCGGTGCGCGGCATCCGTGCCCTCGGCATCCGCGGATGCTCCGTGTCCATGCCGTTCAAGGAGGCGGTGATCCCACTCGTCGACGAGCTCGAGCCGTCGGCCGCGGCGATCGACTCGGTGAACACGATCGTGAACGCGGGCGGACGACTCGTCGCCTCGAACACCGACTACGAGGCGATCGCGGCACTCATCGCCGAGCACGAGCTCGACCCGGGGCAGCGGGTGCTCGTCCGCGGGTCGGGCGGCATGGCGAAGGCGGTTGTGGCGGCGTTCCAGGGCGCCGCGTTCGATGACGTCACGATCGTCGCGCGCAACATCGACGCCGGCGGCGCCCTTGCGGCGAAGTACGGCTACGAGTTCACGGCGGATGATCCCGTGCCCGACTTCGACCTGATCGTCAACGTCACCCCGATCGGCATGCGCGGGGCCGACGCCGATGCGCAGGCGTTCGCGCCGGCGTTCGTCGACCGCGCCCAGACGGTGTTCGACGTCGTCGCGTTCCCCGCCGAGACCCCGCTCGTCACGGCTGCGCGCGCAGCGGGCAAGCGGGTGATCTCGGGGGCCGAGGTGATCGCGTTGCAGGCGGCGCGGCAGTTCGAGCGGTACACGGGCGTGGCGCTCACGCGCGAGCAGGTCGAGCGGGCGGCAGCGTTCTCGCGCGCGGAGTAG